A region of Sulfurovum sp. DNA encodes the following proteins:
- the nusG gene encoding transcription termination/antitermination protein NusG has product MAFQWYAIQTYAGSEQAVKRGIEQLIADYGLEEKVERIVVPTEEVIEVKNGEKKITERTLYSGYVFAQIDLDTDLWHKIQSLPKVSRFIGEQKTPTPLTEADIKVILEKMDQKVAPRPKVDFETGEMVRIIDGPFANFTGMVEEYDLDHGKLKLNVSIFGRNTPVEILYTQVEKII; this is encoded by the coding sequence ATGGCATTTCAATGGTATGCAATCCAAACATATGCAGGTAGCGAGCAGGCAGTTAAGCGTGGTATTGAACAATTGATTGCAGATTATGGTCTTGAAGAGAAGGTAGAGCGTATTGTTGTACCTACAGAAGAGGTTATTGAAGTCAAGAATGGTGAAAAGAAAATTACAGAACGAACACTTTATTCAGGTTACGTATTTGCACAGATAGACCTGGATACTGACTTATGGCACAAGATTCAATCTTTACCAAAAGTATCTAGATTTATTGGTGAACAAAAAACACCAACCCCTCTTACTGAAGCAGACATCAAGGTAATCTTAGAAAAGATGGATCAGAAGGTTGCTCCTCGTCCAAAAGTTGATTTTGAAACAGGTGAAATGGTGCGTATTATTGATGGACCTTTTGCAAACTTTACAGGTATGGTTGAAGAGTACGATCTTGACCATGGAAAACTAAAGTTAAATGTTTCTATTTTTGGTAGAAATACGCCAGTCGAGATTCTCTATACTCAAGTAGAGAAGATTATATAG
- the rplA gene encoding 50S ribosomal protein L1: MAKKLSKRRQALLEKVDVTKQYNVDEAMDLLKDLKSAKFDETVEVALNLNVDPRHADQMVRGSIVLPHGTGKNVRVAVFAKDTKADEAKAAGADLVGSDELIEQIQAGNINFDIVISTPDMMGVLGKVARVLGPKGLMPNPKTGTVTMDITKAVENAKGGQVNFRVDKKGNIHAGIGKISFDKEKIKENFNTFIEAINKAKPASSKGRYITNAAVSLTMSPSVTLDTTEIMEIK, encoded by the coding sequence ATGGCAAAAAAATTAAGCAAAAGAAGACAAGCACTACTTGAAAAGGTAGATGTGACAAAACAGTACAATGTAGATGAAGCAATGGATTTATTGAAAGATCTTAAATCTGCAAAATTTGATGAAACAGTTGAAGTAGCACTCAACTTGAATGTCGATCCAAGGCATGCTGATCAAATGGTGAGAGGATCTATTGTTCTTCCTCATGGAACGGGCAAAAATGTAAGAGTAGCGGTATTTGCAAAAGATACAAAAGCAGATGAGGCAAAAGCAGCAGGTGCTGACTTGGTTGGATCTGATGAGCTGATTGAGCAGATTCAGGCAGGAAATATTAATTTTGATATAGTTATCTCTACACCTGATATGATGGGTGTTCTTGGTAAAGTAGCAAGGGTACTTGGTCCAAAAGGTCTAATGCCAAATCCAAAGACAGGAACCGTTACAATGGATATTACCAAAGCAGTTGAAAATGCCAAGGGTGGACAGGTTAATTTTCGTGTTGATAAAAAAGGAAATATCCATGCAGGTATAGGAAAGATCTCTTTCGATAAAGAGAAAATTAAAGAGAACTTTAATACATTTATTGAAGCAATCAACAAGGCAAAACCTGCATCTTCAAAAGGTAGATATATTACAAATGCAGCAGTATCTTTGACAATGAGCCCATCTGTGACACTTGATACTACAGAAATAATGGAAATTAAATAA
- the rplK gene encoding 50S ribosomal protein L11: protein MAKKIAEKFKMMIPAGQANPSPPVGPALGQRGINIMEFCKAFNEATKDKMGFKIPVVVTAYVDRSFTFETKQPPASDLILKAAGLKKGTDNPLLNKVGSITKAKLEEIIDQKISDLNTTNREAAARIIAGSCRSMGIEIVD from the coding sequence ATGGCAAAAAAGATAGCTGAAAAGTTTAAGATGATGATCCCTGCGGGTCAAGCTAATCCATCACCACCAGTAGGCCCAGCACTTGGTCAGCGTGGTATTAATATTATGGAGTTTTGTAAAGCATTTAATGAGGCAACAAAAGATAAGATGGGGTTTAAGATTCCTGTCGTTGTCACTGCCTATGTCGATAGAAGTTTTACTTTTGAAACAAAGCAACCACCAGCAAGTGACCTTATCCTTAAGGCGGCAGGTTTAAAAAAAGGAACCGATAATCCACTTTTAAATAAAGTTGGTTCGATTACAAAAGCAAAGCTTGAAGAGATTATCGACCAAAAGATTTCAGATTTGAACACAACAAACAGAGAGGCAGCAGCAAGAATTATTGCTGGTAGTTGTAGAAGTATGGGTATAGAGATTGTAGATTAA
- the rpoB gene encoding DNA-directed RNA polymerase subunit beta: MLNSLHSGNRLRVDFSKTPREIEIPNLLQLQQKSYENFLMLGEKDRKNSTLEKVFRSAFPIHDQQNRLTLTYKNSEIIKPKYTIRECMERGLTYSVSLKMNIELIIWNRDEKTGEKLDPKEIKQQAVFVRDIPLMTDRTSFIVNGVERVIVNQLHRSPGVIFKEEEGTTVGGSLLYSAQIIPDRGSWLYFEYDAKDILYARINKRRKIPVTILFRALDYSKDDIVKLFYPTKEIIIKDNRFLVRFDPNDFVRRAEYDIKDIDGNVIVNAGKRLTKKKAQKFFEEGLEWVEYPLEILMERHLATAVIDQESGEVLYDVVVSLDEAKLKKMIDQGIDKIEIIDDLAEGTDKSIINAFIADQESLRLLKQTEEIDDENILSAIRIYKVMRPGEPVTSEAAKVFLRQLFFDPERYDLTEVGRMKMNHKLGLNTPEYITVLTAEDLINTVKYLIKVKNGQGHIDDRDHLGNRRIRAIGELLGNELHGGLLKMQKAIKDKMTTISSTLDDLMPHDLVNSKMITNTILEFFSSGQLSQFMDQTNPLSEVTHKRRLSALGEGGLVKERAGFEVRDVHPTHYGRICPIETPEGQNIGLINTLATYSKVNEHGFIEAPYKIVRDGKVTDEIVYVTATQEEDKCIAPASTKVDENGYIVEDLLETRLNGNIELNERNRVDLIDISPLMISGSAAALIPFLEHDDANRALMGSNMQRQAVPLLKTEAPVVGTGMEAIISRDAWEAIKAKHSGKVEKVDAENIYIMGEDETGVFIDHYSLEKNIRTNQNTTFTQMPIVKLGDKIEAGQVIADGANMDQGELAIGKNIMVAFMPWYGYNYEDAIIVSEKIIREDTFTSIHTYEKEVEARELKHGTEEITRDIPNIREDELLHLDESGIVKIGTYVKPGMILVGKISPKGEIKPTPEERLLRAIFGEKAGHVVNKSLYCPASMEGVVVDIKVFTKKGYEKDARAIQAYEEEKAILDRGHHDQLLMIDREEIFRIVHFLSEQELAKDVTIGNVEYKSGNKIPGEVIKGINRFALRSVVQSYSDEVQNEYEVLKNYFLKQKKRLKVEHEEKLSILEKDDILPSGVTKLVKIYIATKRKLKVGDKMAGRHGNKGIVSNIVPEIDMPYLEDGRPVEIILNPLGVPSRMNIGQILEVHLGLIGKRLGEQIQEMFDNQTEEFIQKLRTKMIQIADIAKLMDAKETLNSMSDEELLKYARDWARGVKFSVPVFEGANQAEFEKLFELAKIDNDGKMTLYDGKTGEKMIERVNVGYMYMLKLHHLVDEKVHARSTGPYSLVTQQPVGGKALFGGQRFGEMEVWALEAYGAAHILKEMLTIKSDDVEGRARAYRAITKGESVPASGVPETMFVLTKELQALGLDAELYENKKEVESEDE; the protein is encoded by the coding sequence ATGTTAAATTCTTTGCATTCTGGCAATAGACTCCGTGTCGATTTCTCTAAAACACCCAGAGAAATAGAGATCCCAAACTTGCTTCAACTTCAACAAAAAAGTTATGAAAACTTTCTAATGTTAGGAGAGAAAGATAGAAAGAACTCTACACTTGAAAAAGTATTCCGTTCAGCCTTTCCTATTCATGATCAACAAAATCGTCTGACATTGACCTATAAGAATTCTGAGATTATCAAGCCTAAGTACACTATTAGAGAGTGTATGGAGAGAGGTCTGACTTATTCAGTATCGTTAAAAATGAATATTGAGTTAATTATTTGGAACCGTGACGAGAAGACAGGTGAGAAACTAGACCCTAAAGAGATTAAGCAACAGGCTGTATTTGTTCGTGATATCCCTTTAATGACTGATAGAACTTCATTTATTGTAAATGGTGTTGAGCGTGTAATTGTTAATCAGCTTCATAGATCTCCAGGGGTTATTTTTAAAGAAGAAGAAGGTACGACTGTTGGAGGTAGTCTTCTTTATTCTGCACAGATTATTCCTGATCGCGGTAGTTGGCTCTATTTTGAGTATGATGCAAAAGATATTCTCTACGCACGTATCAATAAAAGAAGAAAAATTCCTGTGACAATTCTCTTTAGGGCACTCGATTATTCTAAAGATGACATTGTCAAACTTTTCTATCCAACCAAAGAGATTATTATTAAGGATAATAGATTCCTTGTTAGATTTGATCCAAATGACTTTGTTAGAAGGGCAGAATATGATATTAAAGATATTGATGGTAATGTTATTGTCAATGCGGGTAAACGCTTAACAAAGAAAAAAGCACAAAAGTTTTTCGAGGAAGGGCTGGAATGGGTTGAGTATCCGCTTGAAATATTAATGGAGCGTCACTTGGCTACTGCGGTTATCGATCAGGAAAGTGGCGAAGTGCTTTACGATGTTGTCGTATCACTTGATGAGGCAAAACTTAAGAAAATGATTGATCAAGGTATTGATAAGATTGAGATTATTGATGACCTTGCAGAGGGTACTGATAAATCAATTATTAATGCATTTATTGCAGACCAAGAGAGTCTTAGACTACTCAAGCAGACAGAAGAGATTGATGATGAGAATATTCTTTCTGCTATTCGCATCTATAAGGTGATGAGACCAGGTGAGCCAGTTACATCTGAAGCAGCAAAAGTATTTCTTAGGCAGCTTTTCTTTGATCCAGAAAGATACGATTTGACAGAAGTTGGGCGGATGAAGATGAATCATAAACTTGGACTCAATACACCAGAATATATTACTGTACTAACAGCAGAAGACTTGATCAATACGGTTAAGTATCTGATAAAGGTTAAGAATGGACAGGGGCATATTGATGACCGTGATCATCTTGGTAATAGACGTATACGTGCAATTGGTGAACTACTTGGTAATGAGCTTCATGGCGGATTGCTCAAAATGCAAAAGGCAATCAAAGATAAAATGACAACAATCTCTAGTACGCTTGATGATTTGATGCCACATGATCTTGTGAATTCTAAGATGATTACCAATACCATTCTTGAATTCTTTTCATCTGGTCAGCTTTCACAATTTATGGATCAAACCAATCCACTCTCTGAAGTAACACACAAACGTCGTCTTTCTGCATTAGGTGAGGGCGGTCTTGTCAAAGAGCGTGCTGGATTTGAGGTACGCGATGTTCATCCAACACATTATGGACGTATCTGTCCAATCGAGACACCAGAAGGTCAAAATATTGGTCTAATCAATACACTAGCAACATACTCAAAGGTAAATGAGCATGGGTTTATTGAGGCACCATATAAAATAGTTAGAGATGGAAAGGTAACTGATGAGATTGTCTATGTAACAGCGACACAGGAGGAGGACAAGTGTATTGCACCAGCTTCAACTAAAGTGGATGAGAATGGTTATATTGTTGAAGATCTTCTTGAAACACGATTGAATGGAAACATTGAACTAAATGAAAGAAATCGTGTTGATCTGATTGATATTTCACCATTAATGATATCTGGTTCTGCTGCAGCACTTATTCCATTCCTTGAGCATGATGATGCTAACCGTGCTCTAATGGGATCAAATATGCAACGTCAAGCGGTACCATTGCTTAAAACTGAAGCACCTGTCGTGGGTACTGGTATGGAAGCAATTATCTCCCGTGATGCATGGGAGGCAATTAAGGCAAAGCATTCTGGTAAAGTTGAAAAGGTAGATGCAGAAAATATCTATATTATGGGTGAAGATGAGACAGGTGTCTTCATCGACCACTATTCACTTGAGAAAAATATTCGCACCAATCAAAATACTACTTTCACACAGATGCCAATTGTTAAACTTGGAGATAAGATTGAAGCAGGGCAAGTAATTGCTGATGGTGCAAATATGGATCAAGGTGAACTTGCTATTGGTAAAAATATTATGGTTGCTTTTATGCCTTGGTATGGATATAACTATGAGGATGCAATCATCGTTTCTGAAAAAATTATTCGTGAAGATACATTTACTTCTATACATACCTATGAAAAAGAGGTAGAGGCACGTGAGCTTAAGCATGGAACAGAAGAAATTACTCGCGATATCCCCAATATTCGTGAAGATGAATTACTTCACCTTGATGAGAGCGGTATTGTTAAAATTGGTACTTATGTAAAACCGGGGATGATTCTGGTAGGAAAAATTTCACCAAAAGGTGAAATTAAACCAACGCCAGAGGAGAGGCTCCTTAGGGCAATCTTTGGTGAAAAAGCAGGACATGTAGTGAATAAGTCGCTTTATTGTCCAGCATCTATGGAAGGGGTTGTTGTTGATATTAAAGTCTTTACTAAAAAAGGTTACGAGAAAGATGCACGTGCGATTCAGGCATATGAAGAGGAGAAGGCAATACTTGACAGGGGTCATCATGATCAGTTATTAATGATTGACCGTGAGGAGATTTTTCGTATTGTCCACTTCCTCTCTGAGCAAGAGTTGGCAAAAGATGTCACTATTGGTAATGTTGAGTATAAATCAGGAAACAAGATTCCTGGAGAAGTAATAAAGGGTATAAATCGTTTTGCCCTTAGAAGTGTAGTACAATCTTATAGTGATGAAGTACAAAATGAATATGAAGTACTTAAAAACTACTTTCTCAAGCAGAAAAAAAGACTAAAAGTAGAGCATGAAGAAAAACTTTCTATTCTTGAAAAAGATGATATTCTTCCATCAGGTGTAACGAAACTTGTCAAAATTTATATTGCAACTAAGCGTAAACTTAAGGTTGGGGATAAGATGGCAGGACGTCATGGAAATAAAGGTATTGTTTCCAATATTGTTCCTGAGATTGATATGCCATACCTTGAGGATGGTCGTCCAGTTGAGATTATTCTTAACCCGCTTGGGGTACCTTCTCGTATGAATATTGGACAGATTCTTGAGGTACATCTTGGATTGATTGGTAAACGTTTGGGTGAACAGATTCAGGAGATGTTTGATAATCAGACAGAAGAGTTTATTCAGAAACTTCGTACAAAGATGATTCAGATTGCCGATATTGCTAAATTGATGGATGCAAAAGAGACACTAAATAGTATGAGTGATGAAGAATTACTTAAATATGCTAGGGATTGGGCAAGAGGCGTGAAGTTTTCTGTACCAGTCTTTGAGGGAGCAAATCAAGCAGAATTTGAAAAACTCTTTGAATTAGCAAAAATTGACAATGATGGCAAAATGACACTTTATGATGGTAAGACTGGAGAGAAGATGATTGAGCGTGTCAATGTTGGTTATATGTATATGCTAAAACTACACCACCTTGTTGATGAGAAAGTACATGCCCGCTCGACTGGTCCGTATTCATTAGTTACGCAACAGCCAGTTGGAGGTAAGGCACTATTTGGCGGGCAGAGATTTGGAGAGATGGAAGTATGGGCACTAGAAGCCTATGGTGCGGCACATATACTCAAAGAGATGCTCACAATTAAATCAGATGATGTAGAGGGTAGGGCTAGAGCCTATAGAGCAATTACTAAAGGCGAATCGGTACCAGCATCAGGTGTTCCTGAAACAATGTTTGTATTGACCAAAGAGCTTCAGGCACTTGGTCTTGATGCAGAGCTGTATGAGAACAAAAAAGAAGTGGAGAGCGAAGATGAGTAA
- the rplJ gene encoding 50S ribosomal protein L10: MTRTRKEELVAEMTAEFKDAGAIIVCNYKGMTVEALETVRNMAREEETKVKVIKNRLASVALENAGCEALELKDTNLVIWGDTQVLPCKVADKAAIQFKEHFSIKSGLIEGKIASMDTINAMAKLPTRDELLGMLLNVWNAPIQNFTIGLKALADKKEVEEEA, from the coding sequence ATGACAAGAACTAGAAAAGAAGAACTAGTAGCAGAGATGACAGCAGAGTTCAAGGATGCTGGTGCGATCATCGTCTGTAATTACAAGGGTATGACTGTTGAGGCTCTTGAGACTGTGCGTAACATGGCACGTGAAGAAGAGACCAAAGTTAAGGTCATCAAGAACCGTCTTGCTTCTGTTGCATTGGAAAATGCAGGTTGTGAAGCATTGGAACTTAAAGATACAAACCTTGTAATCTGGGGCGACACACAGGTACTTCCTTGTAAGGTTGCCGATAAAGCAGCCATTCAGTTCAAAGAACACTTTTCGATTAAATCAGGTTTGATCGAAGGCAAGATTGCATCTATGGATACCATCAATGCGATGGCTAAACTTCCAACAAGAGATGAACTACTTGGTATGCTTCTTAATGTTTGGAATGCACCAATACAGAACTTTACTATTGGATTAAAAGCACTTGCTGATAAAAAAGAAGTGGAAGAAGAGGCATAA
- the rplL gene encoding 50S ribosomal protein L7/L12, whose translation MATTKEDVLEFISNLSVLELSELVKEFEEKFGVTAQATVVAAAGGAAAGEAAEEKTEFDVVLTDAGGKKINTIKVVRAITGLGLKEAKAAVEETPSVLKEGVSKEEAEEFKKQIEEAGASCELK comes from the coding sequence ATGGCAACGACTAAAGAAGATGTATTAGAGTTTATTTCTAATCTTTCTGTACTTGAGCTTTCTGAGCTTGTAAAAGAATTTGAAGAGAAGTTTGGTGTAACTGCACAAGCAACTGTTGTGGCTGCTGCTGGTGGTGCTGCTGCTGGTGAAGCTGCTGAGGAGAAGACTGAGTTTGATGTTGTTCTTACCGATGCTGGTGGGAAGAAGATTAATACCATTAAAGTTGTTAGAGCAATTACTGGTCTTGGACTTAAAGAAGCAAAAGCTGCTGTTGAAGAGACTCCATCTGTACTTAAGGAAGGTGTCTCTAAAGAGGAAGCAGAAGAGTTTAAAAAACAGATTGAAGAAGCAGGTGCTTCTTGTGAACTTAAATAA